The genomic stretch GGCATCCTCGACGCTAGCGCCTCGTCCGGCAAGGGCGGCAAGGTGACGATGCAGGGCAACTACGTTGCCCTCTACGACGGCGGCTCGATCTACGTTTCCGGCCCCTCGGGCGGTGGAACCGTCATGATCGGCGGCGGCGCCCACGGTGCGGACCCTCACGTCCTGAACTCCCAAAGCACCTTCATCGGTTCCGGCTCCATCATCAATGCCGACGCCACGGTGAGAGGCAATGGTGGCACCGTCGCCGTCTGGAGCGACGGAACGACCCGCTTCTACGGTTCGATCTCGGCCAAGGGTGCGGGGGCTGGTCTCGGTGGCTGGGTCGAGACGAGCGGCCATACCCTCGTCGCCCAGGGCTCTGTTGCTACGGGAGGCGGAACGTGGCTCCTCGATCCGAGCGACGTCGTCATTGGCGACGCCTACTCGGACTCCGTCTCCTACGCGGATTCGACCAGCTACGACTTCTCGACGGCCTCCGACACCTCCTATATCTCCACCGGCTCACTCATGGCGGCGATGGCCGACAACGACGTAGACGTAACGGCATCCGGCTCGATTCTTGTCGACGGAGCAACAGCTTCACTCACTGGCGGCCATACACTTAACCTGACGGCCCAAACCGGTGGGATCACGATCCAGGGCTCGGATTTGGAAGGGGATTACAGCCTCGCAGCAATCGCAGGCGACGCGGTTACCATCACCGGTTCGACGATCAACTCCTCCGGGACCGTGAGGCTCAGCGGAACGTCGGTATTCAGCGATTCGGATCTCTACGTCTCCGCCCTAAACCTGTCTGGTGCCTCCGTTGAGGTCGATGGGCAGATCACCACTACTTCTGGTGCTCTATCGGTCACATCCACCGGGCCGGTGCTTTTTCAAGGCGTCAGCGCCACTGCGTCGTCCTCGGGAGGCACGGCCATTTCCATTGCGGCAGGCGGGCCGGTCGAGATCGATGGGGAGATCGACTACACCGGCAAGGCGAGCATCTCGACCACCAACGCCGACGTCACCCTCAACCACGACGTCATCGGTGACGGGGATCTTTCAGTGTCTGCCCTGGGCTCTATTCGAGTCTCAAACGTCACTACCTCGCCGGGCAGTGTTTACCTCAATGCCGGGACAAACGTGACCATCGCCGGAAACGTGACGTCCGTCGCCTCGAGTGCCGCCCATGACGTTCTTAACGTGGTCGCCGGGGGAGATGTGGTCATCAACCTGAACAAGATCGTTGACGTCACCGGCTCAGTGACGATTCAGGCTGGGGATCGTCTGACCATTGCGGGAAGCAGTCTTATAGTCGAGGACGGGGCTCCCTATGGTTGGATCTCGAATCTTTCGATCTCCAGCCCGAACGGACTGGACGTCGCGTCTTCCTCTCGGGCGACCCATATCGCGAATAACGACCCGCTGGGTCAGGTAATCGTCAACGTCGCCAACGGAACGCTTTCGATCACCAGTTCGGGCAGTTTGGTCTCAGGCATTTCAGCGGCCGGAGATCTGCTGCTGAACGCGCAGCAGCTCATGGTTCGAAGCGGCAATGTTGGCGCCGGTGGTAACGCCACGGTCAATATCGCGGGGGATGTTACGCTCACCGCCAATGGCAGCGCTTTTCCTGCAAGCATCTCGTCGGGCGGGCTCATGGACATCACCGCGGGCGGAACGATCAGCATGGGTGTCTGGACGGGCGTGTCAGGCGACAGTGGTGTTTCGATTTCCTCCGGCTCCGGCTTTGTCTGGAACTCCAATATCTCCCGGTGGACGTCAGTGACGTCGAGCAGCGGCGCCGTTAGTGTTTCGAGCGGGTCGGGCTTTTCGGGCACGAACCGGCTCGTCATCAATGCCGGGACAAACGTCCGTCTCTCTTCCGGGGGAGAGATCGACCTCGCCAACTCGTCGAACGGTGTTTCGGCGTTCACTGCGCCGACGATGGCTGTCGGGGGGGAATCCGCGATTTATCTCAACGCCACGGACTATGCGGCGATCCTTCCGAATGGGTCTCAGCTCCTAACCGTCCAGGTCGGCGACTCGAGCAGCACCTATGGTACGGTTCCCGACCTCTCCGGCGTTTCGATAACCAGTACCGGTCTGACTGCGGGTGACACCCTCGCGGCCCTCGGCATTGGCGGCCTGACTACGACGGCCACCGCTTCCTCGCCGATTGGAACGTATGGAATTACCAGCAACATCGCATCGGGGACGGTCATTGGGAACTACCTCGTCTACTCCTTGGACGGCACGCTGACGCTGAGCGCCCCGCTCCCGACGCCTCCGCCTGTCGCTCCGGCCATCCTCTCAACAGCTACCATTGAGGTGCCGCGCATCCCCTTCCAGCAAGAAGGCATTCCCCTTCGGCTAGACCGGACCGACGTGGGCTATGAGGTCATCTATGCCAATCGTCCGGGCTCCCAGGAGATCGCCTCGGTTAATGGCAACACCGTGAAGGTGATCTACAACGACTTCCGTCCAGCTAAGGGAACGCTGGTTGGGACCCACTGGACCCCTTCCGGCCGCGCCGTGGCAAAAGCTCAGACGCCGAGCGTCGTCGGTACTCCTGAACACCGCTTCGTCGTCAGGAACCCGGACGCCGATGAGATCGTGGTCGGGCAAGGCAATTACAAGATCTCCCACGGCGCCGTCAGTCCCGCCACTGAAGCCGAGATGCCGAAGATGCGGATGGCGGAAACGCCGACTGCCTCCGTCCCTATCGCCCTGCCTCCATTCCAGCCACACGGCGCGCGGGGCTTCGAGGATGACGCTCAGAACCCTGCGAAACTCGTCGGGGGATGGTGGTAGGCCTCGACACCTAAACCAATGAAAACGACTGACAACCCCCTCGACTGGGCCTCCCTTGGCATCTCGACCGCGCTCGCGGCGGGCCTGATTACCTACCTGCTCCTGACGTGAAAGGCTTCTCGGCAGCCGGCCTCCTCGGCAACAGCGCGTTGATGTCCCGTAATCCTGAGCTGGCGCGCCGTCTTGGGGCGGTTGCTCCCACACCCGCGCCAACCGCTCCCGCCTCCGCTACGCCCATCCAAAAGGTCCCGAGAGGCGGGGGAGGGGGTGCGGGCACCGACAGGAAAATGACGAAGGAGGAGCGCGCCTATGAGCGAATCCTTGAGGCGAGGAAGAACAAGGGCGAGATCCTCGCCTACGGATTCGAGAGCACCAAGCTGCGCCTCGCCTACAACACCACCTACACCCCGGACTTCGAGGTGACGATGCCGGACGGCCGCACCGAGTTTCACGAGGTGAAGGGCGGCTATATCTACGACGGCGCCCTCGACAAGTTCAAAATGGCGGCGGCACAGCGGCCGTGGAACCGCTTCCTCCTCATCCAGAAGGGGGTCATCAAGTACGACTTCAACGACCCCACCAAAACAGAAAGGAACAACCCATGATTCAGTTTGAGGACTCACCCACTCCGGAGCCGTTCGATTCGGCCAAGCCCGACTACTTCACCTTCCCGAGCCACCCGGGCGTCCGCTTCTGGAAGGAGAAGGCTGGCCGCGCCATGACCGAAGAGGACTATAGAACCATCCTCGCCTCGGAAAGACCGGTCGAGCTGGAAGGCTTCATCAGCCGCGCCGGTAAGCCGTTCTCCGCCCCTTGCCGCTTCAATCCCGAGACGAAGACCGTCGAGTTCGTCTTCGACGAACGGGGCTAGAGCGCCGGCTGCGTTTCACCCCTTCCTTTTGGCGTGGCCGCCGCAGGAAGGGGCGAAACACCTGAACCAAGATCTTTAAGCATTATGAAAACGAAACTGCCGGTCGGAACCAAAGCCATCGAAATTCAGCACATCTCCCTCGCGAAGGGCGGATGGGAGTGGGCGCGCACCCGCGGCGAGATCCGCGTCGCCGCCATCGACCCCGAACGCTACCACCGTAAAACGAACCACAAAGGCTATCTCGGAACCTTCTCCCGGTCGTCAGATGTCACCTTTGACTACCCGGCCGGCAAGTGGGGATACGGAAGGGCGGAGAAAAAGGCACTAGAGATCGCCAAGAGCCTTGCGATGAAGTTCGACCTCCCGCTGTTCAAGGACGGTAAGCCGCTCGATCTGGCGAACGCCTGAAATGAAAAGAGGGAGGGGGACGGCCCCCTCCCTCCAGTCCCCCCAAATTGTTGTCGGCTAGCGTAGCGAAGCCAGGGGCTGCCACCCGGCCATCCCCTTCGTCCAGACGAGCGCCGTCCTCGGGAGCTTCCCTGAGTTGGCGAGGGCCTCGATCTGCGAAAGGTCGACTGGGCCGACCTTCTTCCCGTCGGCCTCGTAAAACCAGTTGGCGCTTTGGGGAAGGGGAGGCGGCTCGTTTTCCGGGTCACGGCCTTCCGCGACCGCCATCGCGTGGCGAGCAGGGCGCAACTGCTCTTCTTTTTTCAGACGATCATAGGCTTCCAGGTAGCGGACACCCTTACACTCGCCGGGTACAGCGACCTTCGTCACCTTACGCAAGTGAAGGAAGAAGAGGATGCCGACGAAAACAGCACCGAAGGGCATCGTGCCCATCAAAAAATCAACCATAGTTCAGCTCGTTTTCTACGCGGTTAATCGACCTTTGGAGGTTGGAAATTTCATCCGACCGACGCTTCTTTTCTTCGTCCTGCTTCGCAGCGCGATAGAGAACGATCAGGACCGCCGCGACGGAAAGGACCCCCAACCAAAACATGAGAGGGAGGATGATGGCTCCGAGCTCAGGGCTGCATTCAGCGATAACGTCGCGGATCACCGCTTTGACCATCCGCCACGATAACCATGTGATAAGTGCCCCTCCGGGAACCACCAATAGGGCATAAAACCCGCAGGCAAAGCCAAAGAGAAAGATGGCGATTCCGACCGGCATAATGACGAACGAGAGGACGATCTTGGCGACGCGCCAGATCGTTGCAGGCCTATGCCCATAGGCCGCCTCGCAGACGAGGTTAATCTCTGCAAGGCGATCGTACTTGGATTTGGCCCACCAGCCGAGGCCCGCGGCGAGGGCGGCAAGGATTAAATAAAACATCCAACCCCCCGGTTTAATTGAGACATAGCTCTTTCTGGTACAGAAAAGAGCACGGCGACGCAAGTGAATTAGGTGGAGTATGCTCCCTGTTGTCGTGGGTGGATTTCTCCAAAATCTGCTTCGTGTCTAAATCCGAGCAAAAACGTCGTCCCGCCAAACGCAAGGTGGTCCGGCGTCCAAAAGCCCCCGACTACGGGGCTGAGTTCGGTCGTCGCCTGAAGAAGGTCCGGGCCGAAGCGGGTCTTACACAGGAGACGCTTGCGGAGCTGGCCGACATCTCCACCGATTATGTTAAACGTCTCGAGGGTGGCCACTACGTTCCGACCATTGCGGTCGTCGACAGCATCCGTTGCGCCCTGAATCTCTCGTGGGACCAGATGATGGGCTCATAGGCCCCCGAGCATCTATTCCTTCGGCACTTGCCGAATTAGGCTCATCGAGCCGAACGCGACGGCGATGGTGGCGAGGTTAATGATCGACCACAACCCTCGGTTCAGGTGCAGAGGCATGAAGGGGTTGTAGACGATAGCCGTGATCCCGCAGATCCACACCCAGTTCTGCTTTTCCAGCTTCGACGCTTTCAACGCCAGAAAAACGAAGACCCCAAACACCACCAGCCGTAGGAACATGTAGAAGCCGTAATGGAAGTGGCCGAACAGGGCCAACACCAGCAAAACGATGACGACGATCTGGGGCAGGACCTGCGTGGGAGTCGGGCGCATGGCCTAAGCCTTTGCTTTCTTGGCTGCCCAACGCGCTTTCTGCGCCGCAGCCATCTTCGCCTTCACTTCAGGAGAGAGCTTCTTGCGAGGTTTCCGCGCCTTGCCGGGGGAAGTGAGCCTGTCGCCGACGTCGGTGCCGAGGGCCTCGAGGCGGCGGTTGATCTTGGCGATCTGCGCGGAGATTCGCTCATGTTCCCGCTTCAACCGGATAGCGAGGCGAAGGTCGGCGACGGAGAGGCTGAGGAGAGAGCGCATGGTAATTTGGTTTTAGGTTTTCTTGTCGAACTTGGCTTGGAACCGCGCCCACCACTGGATCAGGCGCGCATGGTCGGGACTGGTATCGACGGTCGGCCATCCTTGATTGACGAAGGAATACGCCATCTTGCCCATGCTGAGAGCAGCGTCGTTTTGACCATTTGTGAGCTCCGTGGTTTTAACTGAAGGACCGAAGCTCTGGACAAGGCACGTCTTCAACTTGTCGACGTCGGCTTTTGTGAGTTGGATGGAGGAGAAGTCGTTCTTCGCCTTCGTCATCCGCTCGGTGTCGAGAAGCAGACTATAGATGCCGAGGTTGGTTTTGAGAATCGAGAGCCAAAGATCGTGCAGTTCTGTTTCGTTCGTCGAGATCTGTTTTGCGATGGTACCCCGCTGGCCGTCGGCCAAGCCCGGATTGTTGGCAAGGCTTTCCCAGAAAGAGATCGAGGCGTCATATTTCCCCATCAACGCGGCGTATTGGTATTCGAGGAGCAGGATATTCCTCTCCATGTGGACGTCGGGGCACTTTTCGCTGTCCACCAGATCCTTACCTGCTCGGGCGACGGCGGCTTTACAGCTCTCGAGGTATTGAACGGCCTCTGTCGCCTGAGTCTGGAGATCTTGGGGATTGCTGCTCTTGGCCGGAACCTCGGCGATGAGAGCCGCCCCACGATAAAGCCGTTCCAATCGAAGCTCGATGGCGGACGATCGGCTAACCTGTTCGCTCGTGGCAATCATGAAGAACGTCTTCCCGGCCCAGACGGCGGCGATCAAAAGCAGAACAATAATGAGGGCACCGGTTTTCTTCATTACGGCAAGAAGTAGCCCCACCAATTAAAACGACAAGGACTTTGAGCGTACTACGGAAAGGATTAACTAAACCGCGCTTCGCCGCAGTGAGAGGTGCAGCCGAAGTATTTAATCATCCGTTTGCCTTCGCGATTTTCGCCGTAGGCATAGCTCAATTGACCGGGCGTGCAGATAGGGCAAGGGAGGGGACTCTGGTGTCCTGCCTCATCATGGGCCTTGATTGCCGCGAAGAGGACGGACCACTTCTTCGTCGTCCGCTCCGATTCGGCTTTTTCCCTGTCCCGCTTTGCTTCTTGCAACTCGTCAGCTCTGGTCTTCTCGAACTGGAGCTGCCGCTTCAGCGTCTCGATCTGCTGAAGGTTCCGTTGTTCCACATACTCGGACGTCAGCTTCTCATCGTAATTTCGGTTCATATCGCTGAGAGCGGTTTTAGTGATTTGGAGGTGGCGCTCGGTTGAAATAATCCGAGGCTCGAAAAACTCCTTCTGGTAATCGGTCGCGGTCTCGATCTGGGCCTTCATCAAGGTCAGGCGGTCGGTTAGCTTCCTCTCGTAGCGCGTCAGGGCTCTCGCAGCTTTAGCTCGCGCGCGGCGATCGTACTCCCATTGATCTCCGGTGTAGACGATCCACCTAATGCCGGGATCGTTCCGCATCTTCCACCACCAGCTGAAGCTCGTTCGTGCGATAAAGGCGGCTTCGCCCGGGAAAAGGTACCGAAGCGCGTAGCAAATGAAGAAAAACAGTCCAACCGCACCGGCGATGCAGGAAATAATTACGCTGTCGGTATCCATAGAGTGCTCCTTTGTGGTCTTTAACTGACGAAGGCCATCGCCGTCCAGAGGATTGCGCCGTCCACCTGATCGCGGCGCGAAGAACCCCCGCCCCCCTAGCGTTCAGTCGCGGGCGTCAAGGTAGTGCCGCTGCGCGGCCTCCACCTTGACTCCCACTCCCTCCACGCTACAGCCCCGGTCGCCCCCGCGAATCGAGGGAAGCCCTCGCTTCGCCTTCTATCCAGACGGCTTGCGCCGTAAAGGGAGGGGTTGTTCGAGCACGCCCTCCTTCTGACGAAGGGCGTGCCCGCCAACTTCAATGCTCGCTGAAGAGCTGAGCCCCGGGAGGGGCCGAATTGAAGAAAAGAGCGGGCCGCACTTCGGAAAGAAAACATGACCGACACGCCGAACGCTGAATATTGCCAGATCGAAAAACAACGCCTTGCCCGGGACCTCGTCGCCTCCGACGTTCACGGGAACGTCTCCAGCCTCATTGCCGACCTTGCCAAGCTGCCCGAAGGGGAACACTACGACGAGGCCCTCTCGCTCTCCATGCCGCAACCGGATTATGTTGCGACGGTCGAGGAAGCGGGGGAGCTGGAAGACTGGGAAGACGCGCTGGAACTCCTCAACCGCGAGGCATCCGGCTTCTTCGTTGATACCGCGATCCTCGGTGCCGAACGCATTGCCGAGGCCCGCGACGAGGACAAGGGCCGGGACGCTGATGACATCCGCCGCCTCGAGGCGCGGCGCTACGTCGTCGACCATTGCCGAGAGAATCCGGACGACGCCGAAAAGGTGTGTGACGAGCTCCGCCTCGAACTCGTCGAAAACGAGGTCTACGAGCATTGGGTTGTCTCTCGTTGGTTGAAGCAGCGGCTGGCGGAGAAGGGCGAAGTCGTCGGCGAGCTTTACGGGCTCAGCGTCTGGGGCCGGTGCTGCACCGGTCAGTCTATCGCGCTGGACTGCGTCTTTCAGGACATTGCCGTCGAGCTTGAAAACGTCCGCGGCGGCCGGGACCAGAAGTAAGGAGCGCCCCATGTTCCAAACCCTCGTCTATCGCGGCTTCTTCATCCACCTCAGCCACCCTGCCCGAAAGGGCGGGGGAAGCGAGGTCATCGAGATCCAAAGTCCCCGTTTCAAGTTCCTGCCCTACGAGCCCAAGACCCTTGCCGGAGCAAAACGCCTCATAACCCGCCTTTCCAAAACCAACTCCTAGCCCCCATGAAAAATCTGATTCGCTTCGTTAATCGCCGCGGCGACGTTCGCCTAATGGAAGTTTCCATGCGCCTTGTCGTCGACGGCTTTAATCCGCTCGTTGTCGAGAACATCGGTTTCAATAGTTATTACCACCCTACGGAGCTTTTGCTGTCGGTGGCTCACTATGGGACGCAAAACGGTGACGCGATGCGGGACCCGGAGATCGTCTTCGCCGCCGAGTTCGACCGGGAGGGGAAGCTCTCCAAGCTCCATCCCTGCTATTTCAGGAACGATTATCTCGGGCTGGAGACGCAGGGGTATTTCGAGGAGGAGGGGCGGCAGATGATGCGTCCGCAGCTGATCGCGGAGTGGCGGCGCTTTGCTGTCCAGTGGGACCGGAACCTCGTCGCCCAGGGCTTTTTCAATGGGAGTGCCCGATGAGCGTGGCACCCAATCCCTACACGTTCGCCCGTTTGGGGAAGCGGTTGGACGTTGAAACGAAAATGGCCGAGGCCCGCGCCGCGGGCGTCCTGGTGACGGAGGACCGGGATGCCGGGACCGTCAAGGCGACCCACCAGGGGCAACTCGTCTTCAAGGCTCTCGACAAGGGCGGGGGAGGGTGGATCGTCATCTACTCCTCCGCCTTCTTCAGCGAGAAGTGAGACGTGTCGGATCGCGCCGCCCGTTCGGGCGGCGCGATGACCGCTTTACCCTGGCAGGGCCGCTCTACCAGCCGCTTAGACAGCGGGTGTTATGCTTCTTTGAGTGCGCCAGCCGAGAAGTGTTTCAACCAGCCGATATGTCGGCCCTTCTTCTTCTGGGCGGCATAGACGTCGCGGTAAACCTGCGTCGGCTGGAACAGATACATCACGTTATCAACTTCGACCGCTATCGAGAGCTGATTGAATTCGATAGCGAGACCGTTTGCCATTTCGTTGATTTCCTTGAGGCGATCCGTCGAGAGGTCTTGGCAGAAGGAATAGCAGAGCGTCACATCTTCTTTGTGAACGTGCATCGTTGCTTCATCGACGAAGTATCCAGTTCCCTGTACGTGAGTAGCGCCCTTGAGTTCGAGTAAGAGGTATCGCATGACCCCGTCGATGAGCGACTGACGTCGCTCCGGAGGCATCGTTTCGGCTCCGGCACCTTCCTTACTCGGTAGGTAGAAAGTTACCTTTTTTGGAGCTTTATTCTTTTGAGGGAGCCAGTCGATGAAACCTTGGGGATGACGCATTTTCATTAGCTTTGTAGCCCGCCGATTCTACTCAGGCAATTCGGATAGAACTTGACGAGTTCCTTGGTGTTATTATACAAGCGAATAATGATACCTGGGCTCCTTGAACTCCCGTTCCTCGTCGCCCAGATCCCTGCGGGGTTCCCGTCCCCGGCTGATGATTACAGGGAAGAGCCGCTTAATATTCAGCAGCTCGTCACGCGGAACCCGCTTGCCACCTTCTTCGTTCGCGCCCATACGCACGCTCTCCCCAGCCGCGGGATCGAACTGGGCGATCTCCTCGTCATCGACCGCTCCCGCACGCCGTCGCCGGGGCAGGTGATCCTCGCCGTCGAGGACGGAGAGATCCGTCTCCGCGAAATGCCGTCGAGCGGTGAGATCGAGGTGTGGGGCCTCGTCACCTACACGCTCAAGGAACTGACCAACGCGTATGTTCGCCCTCATCGACTGCAATAATTTCTACGCTTCCTGTGAGCGGGTCTTCTCCCCAAAGCTCAACGGGAAGGCTGTCGTTGTCCTCAGCAACAACGACGGATGCGTGATTGCCCGTTCCAACGAGGCGAAGGCCCTCGGCGTCGAGATGGGCGCCCCGTTCTTCAAGGAGAGGGAGCGCCTTGAGAAGAACGGCGTTGAGGTCTTTTCCAGCAACTACGAGCTCTACAGCGACATGTCGCGCCGGGTCATGGGCACCCTTGCCTTGTTCTCGGGGGAGATCGAGGTCTACTCCATCGACGAGGCGTTTCTTCGCCTCACCTTGGCCCCGGACCGCCTCCGCGATCACGCTACCGAGATCCGGGCGACCGTGAAGCAGTGGACTGGCATTCCCGTATGTGTGGGAATTGCCACAACAAAGGTCCTAGCCAAGCTCTCCAACCGCTTTGCCAAAAAGAACGCCGGGACCGGTGGGACCCACTTTCAGGCCGCACCCACCGAAGAGTTCCTCTCTCGCTTCGACGTGGAAGACGTCTGGGGCGTCGGCGGCCGTTGGGGGGAACGGCTGAATGCCGGAGGCATCAAGACGGCGTGGCAGCTTCACGAGGCGAACCAGAGCTGGATTCGCGCCGAGTTCGGCGTGGTCCTGCTGCGTATCGTCTACGAGCTCCGGGGCGTCTCCTGCCTTTCGCTTGAGGAAGTGGCCCAAGACAAGAAGGGCATCGTCTCTTCCCGTTCCTTCTCTCGCTCCGTTACCGACATCGACGAACTCCGGCAAGCGGTCCGCGACTACCTGTCGACCGCAGCCGAGAAGCTCAGGAGCCAGGCGTCCGTCGCCGGCCGGGTGCAGGTCCATATCCTGACGGCCCGCCACGGCGACAAGCCGAAGTATTCCAACGCCGCCGAAGGCGAGCTCGACGAGCCGACCGACGACACCGCCACTCTGATCCGCCGCGCCATGCCGCTCCTCGATGCGATCTACCGGGAAGGCTTCGAGTATCGAAAGGCCGGGGTTTACCTCACCTCGATCTCTCCCGCCTCCCTGATCCAGCGCGACCTCTTCGGCGTGCCCATCGAGAAGAGCGAAAAGCAAAAGACGCTCATGGCCGTGATGGACCAGCTCAACCGGAACGGGCGCCGGGTCCACTTCGGGGACGCCGGACGGAAAGGGTGGACGATGAAGCGTGGACGCCGGAGCCAGTCGTTTACAACGGACTGGAAAGACCTTTTGTCGGTTTAGCCAAAACCAAGTAAGGAGGACAGCATGATGAATATCGAAAAAGTGAAAGGAGCCTTGAATGGGATCTCCCTGAATAATTGGATCGGGATCGGGACGCTCGTTTTGAACACGGTCCTCCTCTCCGTCGTTATTGCGAAGCTCTCGAGCATTGAGCTTAATACCGGCTACTCTCCCGATGTTCAAAACGTCATGATCGTCAATAAGGACGCCGTGCCGGTGGAGCTGTCGAAGATCGCCGACCGGGATCTCGAATGGGACAACAACGTGTGGCGCCCCCCGTTCCTCGGCCTTCGTAAGCAGAATCCTATTCACTTGAAGGGAGAGCCTGAAGAGAATGTTTCCGATCGGTCGCCCATGAGTGTCGAGCCGTTTGTCTCCGGGGGCGTGTTTGTTGGAAAGGTTCCCCCTCAGTGGCCTTGAACTAATCCAGATGATGATTGGTTGGCGATTCCTGTTTCTCTTCGTCGCTATTCTCCTCCCGTTTCAGGGATTGAAGGCCGCCTCCATCAGCGTCTTCTTCTCGCCGAACGGCGGGGCGATGGAGGCCGTCGTTCGCGAGTTGGGGGCGGCGAAGGAGACCGTGACGATCCAAGCCTACGGCTTTTCGTCCGCTCCGATCGCCAAGGCGATCCTCGCGGCGAAACAGCGGGGAGTGGCAGTAAGGGCCATTCTGGACAAGAGCAACGAAACGGCGAAATACAGCTCGGCGAAGTTCCTCGCCAACGCCGGGATTCCGGTCTGGATCGACTACCTCCCCCACATCGCCCATAGCAAGGTCATGGTAATCGACTCGAAGACAATCATTACCGGCAGCTTCAATTTCACGAAATCGGCGGAGAGCAGTAACGTCGAGAACCTCCTCGTCATTCATCGACGACCTACGCTTGCCAAACAGTACAACGAAAACTTCGAGAAGAGATTGGCTCTTTCTCGGGCCTACCAACCTTGATCTTGAGGTTTAAACCGGGCACAAACGGGGCCGAATCACAAACTCAACAGAAGGCACAAAAATGAAAAGGCTGACGAAAGAGCAAGCCGCGGCGTTCATCTCCAAAGCAAATATGCTTACGAATCCAGTGAAGCCGCACGAAGCTAGGATTATTCAAAATATTCTCCAGGGAAGCGAAACGCTCCATGGGTGGAGGTTCAAAAATCACCTATTTTGTCAGGGTTGCCATAAAGAACTGAGCGTCCTCGATTTGTTTTTAAGTTCCTTGGAGAGGCACAGCCCTCAGTACCTTCATGATTATCTCTACGAAGGGAAGATTTCGAGCGGTGGTGAGACAATTTACGAAGCCGAGGGGCAACCGACGATACAGGTCTTTAAGCACGGACTTACCGTTATTTGCACTGGTTGCGGGGTTGCCAATCGCAGTGAAAACGCGCTGGGCTGTGACTACTATCTGTATTCTCGGCCTGTCCGACCAAACGGCGTGATTAGTCTATCGGAATATTGGTTTGAGAAAATTATGGCTCAGATTGAGCAGGACGACGCACGCCGAAAGGGCTAGCCGGTATCGGGAGCTATCCAGGGATTCCCTTTTGGCACTTGGTCGTCGTAGAGGGCGAAGACGAAGAGACGGGTTAAAATAATCTTGTGGGACGGGGCTTGCGCTCCGGGAGTCCGAGCATCCGCCGCAGTTCCTTGGCGGCCTTCGGGGCATAGTCCTTGTCGTTGTTGTTCGCCGCGACACGGACCTGCCTCGCATTCCCCTTCAGCTTCTCGACCCGTTGGACGATGCCCCGCAGCTCGTCCTCACCGTATTGCCAGCTGAACCGCTCGGCGACGGTCCTCCCCTGAACGAAGCCAGTGGCGTTCCGGCCGTGGAGACGGAGGTAGGCGAGATCGGGGTTCGTGACGTAGTCGAGAGCGGGCATGGCGATGGCGTCCTCAATGTCCGGGGTGTCGACCCCTACGAGCGTAGCTCGGTAATCGGAGAGGAAGTCGATGGTGTGCTGGGCGGTTTCGCCCTCTAGCCAGCCCTTGTTCCGCAGCTCCACCGCGAGCGGCAGAGGAGACAGGTCCTCGAGCAAACCCTCCAGCTCCGTCAGCCGATGCCGGTTGGGGACGAAGGAGGGGGCAAGCTGAAGGAGAAAGGCCCCGAACTTGCCTGCCTCGATGACAGGGGCGAACTGCTCTTTCGTCCAGAGGACGAGATCCCGCTCCAGCTCACGGTCGATACGGACCGGAGACTTCAATCCGTGGCCCTTGGGCCGGATCGAGGGGGGCAACGTCTCCACCAGGGCGTTATGCCGGGAGAGCGCCTTGTGGAGCTTGGCGTCGAAAAG from Verrucomicrobium sp. GAS474 encodes the following:
- a CDS encoding phospholipase D family protein codes for the protein MKAASISVFFSPNGGAMEAVVRELGAAKETVTIQAYGFSSAPIAKAILAAKQRGVAVRAILDKSNETAKYSSAKFLANAGIPVWIDYLPHIAHSKVMVIDSKTIITGSFNFTKSAESSNVENLLVIHRRPTLAKQYNENFEKRLALSRAYQP
- a CDS encoding DUF72 domain-containing protein, whose amino-acid sequence is MMIRVGCSSWLDPEFIKHWYPKEVRAEERLRWYSENFDYVEVNSSFYAVPERRNVAKWVEQTPDDFLFDAKLHKALSRHNALVETLPPSIRPKGHGLKSPVRIDRELERDLVLWTKEQFAPVIEAGKFGAFLLQLAPSFVPNRHRLTELEGLLEDLSPLPLAVELRNKGWLEGETAQHTIDFLSDYRATLVGVDTPDIEDAIAMPALDYVTNPDLAYLRLHGRNATGFVQGRTVAERFSWQYGEDELRGIVQRVEKLKGNARQVRVAANNNDKDYAPKAAKELRRMLGLPERKPRPTRLF
- a CDS encoding Y-family DNA polymerase — protein: MFALIDCNNFYASCERVFSPKLNGKAVVVLSNNDGCVIARSNEAKALGVEMGAPFFKERERLEKNGVEVFSSNYELYSDMSRRVMGTLALFSGEIEVYSIDEAFLRLTLAPDRLRDHATEIRATVKQWTGIPVCVGIATTKVLAKLSNRFAKKNAGTGGTHFQAAPTEEFLSRFDVEDVWGVGGRWGERLNAGGIKTAWQLHEANQSWIRAEFGVVLLRIVYELRGVSCLSLEEVAQDKKGIVSSRSFSRSVTDIDELRQAVRDYLSTAAEKLRSQASVAGRVQVHILTARHGDKPKYSNAAEGELDEPTDDTATLIRRAMPLLDAIYREGFEYRKAGVYLTSISPASLIQRDLFGVPIEKSEKQKTLMAVMDQLNRNGRRVHFGDAGRKGWTMKRGRRSQSFTTDWKDLLSV